The following is a genomic window from Leptospiraceae bacterium.
GAAGAAGATTTCTTTAAATTGGAAGACAACATTGTAATCACAGCTTCTAGGAAAGTTCAAAAAGTTTCCGAAGCTCCGGCTTCCGTCTACGTAATTACAGATAAACAAATTCGTGCGAGAGGATACAGAACATTAGTCGATGCACTCCATGATGTGCCCGGCTTTGATTTTCAACATACTTATGGCGTTTACCCTGAACTCATTCATCAGCGCGGATTAGTTGGAGAGAATAATCGAACCTTGGTCTATGTAGATGGGGTTCCTGATAATAATATTAATGAAAATGCAGTGCTAGCAGGCACTATTCGTTTTCCGCTGAATAACGTCGCTAGAATTGAAATTGTTTCCGGTCCAGCTTCTGCTCTTTACGGTGCCAATGCTTTTAATGGAATTATCAATATCATCACTAAAGATGGAAAGACTCATCCAGGAAATCACGTTGATTTCACTTATGGAGGGTGGGAAAAAAATTTAGCAAATCCAGGATACTCCGCTAGCTTTTCTGCTAGAGGCAATTCAGGTGTAAACGCAAGTGATATACAATACAGTGTAGGTGGATATTATTATAAAACTGATGGACCTAATTTTTCTAATACAGGAAGACTTGATAAGCCAGGATTCGAAAATAGAGCCAATCAAAATGATATAAATTATTTTACAGAAACAAAGGCTTGTGGTGGTGTTTGTAACCAGAATGCAAATGCAATTGGCAATTGGTGGTCTCCTACTTACAATAATTCGAAAGAGGATACTTATAATTTGTCGGCAAAGTTTAGTAAAGGTGGATTTCGTTTTCAAACAGTGAATTGGCAATACCAGCAGGGGCAGGGGACATTTGGAAATGGGACAGAGCAAATTGATAGCAACCAAAGAGGATTGGATACAGGAAAATTTGATTCTAGAAATTTAGCTCGACTATATGGAATCATAAAAGACCCAAAAAACATTGGAACAGGAGGTTTCATTGGGTCTCACTGGGATTTTAAAAATAATAGTGTAACAGTGGGTTACCTCCATAAGTTCTCAGAAAAGCTCAATTTAGACAGTGAGCTTGTTACCCGCTCTACGCAAATTTTAAGTTCAAGCAATGAATTCTATCCAAATTCAACAGACACCTCTGCCTACTATCGTCCGAACGATGTATCTCCTGCTGCTGGTGCAAAGGCTATTCGTGGCGCATCTGTTTACTCAAGACCGGATAATAACTATCAGCTTGAAGAGAAGCTTCAATACAATCAATCTGATAAACTTTCCACTACGGCTGGTTTAGTAGTCAGACAATTTATTACTCCAAAAGATTATAACAGTTATGAACGATTTACCTACAATACCTATTCTGGTTATATACAACAAATCTATAAACCTGTTGAAAAAATCGTAATCACAGCCGGAGTCAGACATGATATTTCAACAACCTACGGTAATGCAACAAATCCAAGGCTTAGTTTTATCTTTAAGCCTAATAGTGATTTGACGCTAAAATTTTTATTCGGAACAGGATTTAGAGAGCCTTCTGCAAAAGAGCTTTTTACCCAAACTGCTCAGAGAAAACCAAACCCAGCACTTCGACCGGAACTCATGAGAGCACATGAAATTGGTGTCGGCTATCGCTTCTTTAAGAAGTATTATGTTTCTGGACAGGGATATTATAATAGAGTTACGAACTTGATTTTGGAGTTTGCTACGACTGATACAACTACTTTGAATGGAATTGTCCCCAAGAATCCCTGGCAGCAATATCAGAATTTAGGAATTGCGAGAATCTATGGATTTGAACTAGAGACTAATCTGCATTTGCTTGACCAGTTACAGTTTTTTTTAAATTACACTTATACAAAAGGAGAATATGATAGGTTACCCTCAACACTTCAAACCTCACCGGCTACGACTGGAAGAGTTGGAGACAATCCAATCGAAGATTTAAATATGAGCGCCTTTAGGCAAGCAACCGTTACCCCCCAAACACCGAATGGACTTAATACTGTTCCTCGCTCAGGGCAAATTCCGAATATTGCGCCTCATAAAGTAAATCTAGGATTCACTCTGTTACCATTTCCTAATCTTTCAATCTACACTGGCATAAATTATGTAGATATTAGACGTACCGTTTCCACTGACCCTGTGCGAACTGTGAAAGGATACGCAATGCTAAAATTAAATATTCGCTATGAAAATTTTATCTATGAAGGTCTATATCTGCAACTTCATGTGAATAATTTGTTCAATGAACAATTCTATGATCCCGGAATTCGCTCTGCGACAGGTACTTACTATCCGACCATGCATCCATTAGAGAAACGTAATATATGGTTTACGGTTGGCTATACATTTTAGAATTTACTTTTTAGGAAACTCAATTATGAACTTAGTCCCGACATTTACAGTGCTTTCTAATCTTCTTCGTAAGGAAAGGTTACTATGAATTTGCTGCCAGCATTTGGAATGCTTTCTACGGAAATTGTTCCTTTATTAAGATGAATAAAATCTTTGCATAGAATGAGTCCAAGACCGGATCCGCTTTCTCCTTGCGTTCCTTTGGTAGATTTATTGCTATTATTCGCAAAAGGTTAGTTAAAAAATCTCTTTGAATACCTATGCCATTATCCGCTACAATGATTTCGATAAAATTTCCTTTTGTGCTTATAAGAACTTGAATCTCTCCACCTTCCTTGGTAAATTTAATAGCG
Proteins encoded in this region:
- a CDS encoding TonB-dependent receptor — protein: MKHSPNYFFVLCILFTLSIFSQTRNSDKLFTPKEELNREIEELKQEKKRLEEEIRNLDKAKEKNLLPKESTSSNTDKTYKEEDFFKLEDNIVITASRKVQKVSEAPASVYVITDKQIRARGYRTLVDALHDVPGFDFQHTYGVYPELIHQRGLVGENNRTLVYVDGVPDNNINENAVLAGTIRFPLNNVARIEIVSGPASALYGANAFNGIINIITKDGKTHPGNHVDFTYGGWEKNLANPGYSASFSARGNSGVNASDIQYSVGGYYYKTDGPNFSNTGRLDKPGFENRANQNDINYFTETKACGGVCNQNANAIGNWWSPTYNNSKEDTYNLSAKFSKGGFRFQTVNWQYQQGQGTFGNGTEQIDSNQRGLDTGKFDSRNLARLYGIIKDPKNIGTGGFIGSHWDFKNNSVTVGYLHKFSEKLNLDSELVTRSTQILSSSNEFYPNSTDTSAYYRPNDVSPAAGAKAIRGASVYSRPDNNYQLEEKLQYNQSDKLSTTAGLVVRQFITPKDYNSYERFTYNTYSGYIQQIYKPVEKIVITAGVRHDISTTYGNATNPRLSFIFKPNSDLTLKFLFGTGFREPSAKELFTQTAQRKPNPALRPELMRAHEIGVGYRFFKKYYVSGQGYYNRVTNLILEFATTDTTTLNGIVPKNPWQQYQNLGIARIYGFELETNLHLLDQLQFFLNYTYTKGEYDRLPSTLQTSPATTGRVGDNPIEDLNMSAFRQATVTPQTPNGLNTVPRSGQIPNIAPHKVNLGFTLLPFPNLSIYTGINYVDIRRTVSTDPVRTVKGYAMLKLNIRYENFIYEGLYLQLHVNNLFNEQFYDPGIRSATGTYYPTMHPLEKRNIWFTVGYTF
- a CDS encoding ATP-binding protein, whose amino-acid sequence is MIETIFRNLISNAIKFTKEGGEIQVLISTKGNFIEIIVADNGIGIQRDFLTNLLRIIAINLPKERKEKADPVLDSFYAKILFILIKEQFP